One genomic region from Streptomyces sp. NBC_00457 encodes:
- a CDS encoding ABC transporter substrate-binding protein, with translation MARPGSARTRPIVTSLAVLLTVSGCSVAGADPIGGGPGTLRIVLPEEPPTLEPCDASLTATGRVTRSNITEALTEREAATGRLQPALATKWSRTSATSWTFTLRPGVRFHDGSPLTADAAAFSVKRATDSRIDCNVDGYIFADSELTAVPVDDTTLKVTTAEPDPILPLRLSFVEIVPTSTAPNSRVREPVGTGPYRIDEWSEGRFLRLKRFSEYWGRAPEFNAATYVWRAEGSVRAAMVANDEADVAIGLAPEDGAGDRAVEFATNEVSYLRMDATKPPLDDIRVRRAINYAVDRVGLTTAVFAGRPTGQLVAKGVTGHNPRVRPWPYDPDRAKQLVAEARADGVPTGRTITIIGRTGIYPKAAEAMEVVQDGLLKAGLKAEIKMLDVNAWLEYLLRPFPAGDTGPTLLQAQHGNQAGDAAFTMEQIYGSKGAQSSYGTAAFDVMIERAELASGSARQTAFADAFTYQNDEVVRDAVMANMTGILALSPKVRYRPDPSTNDEMRLADMRRAD, from the coding sequence GTGGCCCGTCCAGGCTCAGCCCGCACCCGTCCGATCGTCACGTCCCTGGCCGTTCTGCTCACCGTCTCCGGATGCTCGGTGGCCGGCGCCGACCCCATCGGAGGCGGTCCCGGCACCCTGCGCATCGTCCTTCCCGAGGAACCCCCGACCCTCGAACCCTGCGACGCCTCACTCACCGCGACGGGCCGGGTGACGCGGTCCAACATCACGGAGGCGCTCACCGAGCGCGAGGCGGCCACCGGTCGGCTTCAGCCGGCGCTGGCCACCAAGTGGAGCCGCACGTCGGCCACTTCGTGGACCTTCACGCTCCGGCCGGGGGTCAGATTCCACGACGGTTCGCCGCTCACCGCCGACGCGGCCGCCTTCTCGGTCAAGCGCGCCACGGACTCCCGCATCGACTGCAACGTCGACGGCTACATCTTCGCGGACAGCGAGCTGACCGCCGTACCGGTCGACGACACCACGCTCAAGGTCACCACAGCGGAGCCGGACCCGATCCTGCCGCTGCGCCTGTCCTTCGTGGAGATCGTGCCGACGAGCACGGCGCCGAACTCCCGGGTGCGCGAGCCGGTCGGCACGGGGCCGTACCGGATCGACGAGTGGAGCGAGGGGCGCTTCCTGCGCCTGAAGCGCTTCTCCGAGTACTGGGGCAGGGCACCGGAGTTCAACGCGGCCACCTATGTGTGGCGGGCGGAGGGCAGCGTGCGCGCCGCCATGGTGGCCAATGACGAGGCGGATGTCGCGATCGGTCTCGCGCCCGAGGACGGGGCGGGCGACCGGGCGGTGGAGTTCGCCACCAACGAGGTGTCGTACCTGCGGATGGACGCCACCAAGCCACCCCTGGACGACATCCGGGTCCGACGAGCCATCAACTACGCCGTGGACCGCGTGGGGTTGACCACGGCGGTCTTCGCCGGCCGGCCGACCGGCCAGCTCGTCGCCAAGGGCGTCACCGGGCACAACCCCCGCGTCCGGCCGTGGCCTTACGACCCGGACCGCGCGAAGCAACTCGTGGCCGAGGCCCGCGCCGATGGCGTCCCGACCGGCAGGACCATCACCATCATCGGCCGCACCGGCATCTACCCCAAGGCCGCCGAGGCGATGGAGGTGGTGCAGGACGGCCTGCTGAAGGCGGGGTTGAAGGCAGAGATCAAGATGCTCGACGTCAACGCCTGGCTGGAGTACCTGCTGCGCCCCTTCCCGGCGGGCGACACCGGCCCCACCCTGCTCCAGGCGCAACACGGCAACCAGGCCGGGGACGCCGCGTTCACGATGGAGCAGATCTACGGCAGCAAGGGCGCCCAGAGCAGCTACGGCACCGCCGCGTTCGACGTAATGATCGAGCGGGCGGAGCTCGCCTCGGGCTCGGCGCGGCAGACGGCGTTCGCGGATGCGTTCACGTACCAGAATGACGAGGTCGTACGGGATGCCGTCATGGCCAACATGACCGGGATCCTGGCGCTCTCCCCGAAGGTCCGCTACCGGCCGGACCCGTCCACCAATGACGAGATGCGGCTCGCCGACATGCGCCGCGCGGACTGA
- a CDS encoding RICIN domain-containing protein: MSSRHRLVRALAVTVPLALGAGLMAGPPAAAADAVTVRIDPSYQQQEFEGWGTSLVWFANATGGYPDPIREQLVDMLFGEDGLRLNIARYNIGGGNAPDVRTDYMKAGATMEGFWKAPAGTTREDMDWWNPGDPDHWNWAADTNQRWWVDQIKDKVTRWEAFSNSPPWFQTVSGYVSGGFDASTDQIRADRVDEFATYLTRVTDQLEKKHRIRFDTIAPLNEPNTNYWGTQLGPDGRPVGGRQEGAHAGPELQQKVVQALSRALADAKTRATVSAMDETNPGIFVQNWNAYDSASRAAVDQLNVHTYGTGMRTSARDSAKAADKKFWMSEVEGTWGTGTDFTGMEPGLGIATRIVDDMRELEPSAWVLWQPVEDSIPQAQAGKNWGSIHIPFNCKSTDTPQTCPIRTNTKFHTIRNFTHHIRPGDHFVKVDDRSSVAAVRGSGRGATVVHVNNGTTERAVTLDLSRFRHIAPGAKVTPVVTSADGALVRGTAVKVTDDSATLTVPAKSVTSFLVDGVSGTDKDAALVQPGHTYRLQGAQSGKSLAPSDDGNGVVIRTSDSNAESQLWSVRKLTRGDGNRERYALVNAATGKRLAVRDNEAVLEDAGGSAPPAQWIMSTTGDGTWTFVNAATGRLIDVAGQSTADGARVSAYLPTSNANQRWTVIDETALRTEPAKAFTVPGRAPELPETVTPVYRDGARGALPVQWQVPSDSRWRTPGTVRVKGKATDVRGRTIPAEAVVTVDTIAATLPARAKTYTGGRPDLPATVVGVGRHGGAPDLPVTWDPAPEGAFDGAGVTTLRGTARIPDGTTVPATARVQVTEPRQTNAARDENVTVGATFTESGYSADRLRNGDLTEKAWSNWKPGVKNPSDTVTFTLPQARDVTRVVTHFHRDGGNVSFAQSLKVQARQADGTWADASDSVEVGTEGTPVVDVPVKAGGPVNAVRVVMTAPPGGYITLGEIEVYAKAPGASSDAGAASIEVAGVPVTGFDPDRTDYRVTTDRPDRAQLTATARDPYATVTVRKEARTAYVATLTSEDGSQTREYKVTLTRG, encoded by the coding sequence ATGTCCAGCAGACATCGCCTCGTCCGGGCACTCGCGGTCACCGTTCCCCTGGCCCTCGGCGCGGGACTCATGGCCGGGCCCCCGGCTGCCGCCGCCGACGCGGTCACGGTACGCATCGACCCTTCGTACCAGCAGCAGGAGTTCGAAGGGTGGGGCACGAGCCTGGTGTGGTTCGCCAACGCCACCGGCGGCTACCCGGACCCCATCCGCGAGCAGCTCGTCGACATGCTGTTCGGCGAGGACGGTCTCCGCCTCAACATCGCGCGCTACAACATCGGCGGCGGCAACGCCCCCGACGTCCGCACGGACTACATGAAGGCCGGCGCGACGATGGAGGGCTTCTGGAAGGCTCCCGCGGGCACCACCAGGGAAGACATGGACTGGTGGAACCCCGGCGACCCCGACCACTGGAACTGGGCGGCCGACACGAACCAGCGCTGGTGGGTGGACCAGATCAAGGACAAGGTGACCCGCTGGGAGGCGTTCAGCAACTCGCCGCCGTGGTTCCAGACGGTCAGCGGATACGTCTCGGGCGGCTTCGACGCGAGCACGGACCAGATCCGCGCGGACCGCGTCGACGAGTTCGCCACCTACCTGACCCGGGTGACGGACCAACTGGAGAAGAAGCACCGCATCAGGTTCGACACCATCGCCCCGCTCAACGAGCCCAACACCAACTACTGGGGCACCCAGTTGGGTCCCGACGGCCGGCCCGTCGGCGGCCGTCAGGAAGGCGCGCACGCCGGGCCCGAGCTCCAGCAGAAGGTCGTCCAGGCCCTGAGCCGGGCCCTGGCCGACGCCAAGACCCGCGCGACCGTCTCCGCGATGGACGAGACGAACCCGGGCATCTTCGTCCAGAACTGGAACGCCTACGACAGCGCCTCGCGCGCCGCCGTCGACCAGCTCAACGTGCACACCTACGGCACCGGCATGCGCACCAGCGCCCGGGACAGTGCCAAGGCCGCGGACAAGAAGTTCTGGATGAGCGAGGTCGAGGGCACCTGGGGTACCGGCACCGACTTCACCGGCATGGAGCCGGGCCTCGGCATCGCCACCCGGATCGTCGACGACATGCGGGAACTGGAGCCTTCCGCCTGGGTGTTGTGGCAGCCCGTCGAGGACTCGATCCCGCAGGCGCAGGCGGGAAAGAACTGGGGCAGCATCCACATCCCGTTCAACTGCAAGTCCACGGACACGCCACAGACCTGCCCGATCCGCACCAACACCAAGTTCCACACGATCCGCAACTTCACCCACCACATCCGGCCCGGCGACCACTTCGTCAAGGTCGACGACCGGTCGAGCGTCGCCGCGGTCCGCGGGTCCGGACGCGGCGCCACAGTGGTGCACGTCAACAACGGCACGACCGAGCGCGCCGTGACCCTGGACCTCTCCCGCTTCCGGCACATCGCGCCCGGCGCCAAGGTGACGCCCGTGGTCACCAGCGCCGACGGGGCGCTCGTCCGGGGTACCGCGGTGAAGGTGACCGACGACTCGGCCACGCTCACCGTGCCGGCGAAGTCGGTGACGTCGTTCCTCGTCGACGGTGTCTCCGGCACCGACAAGGACGCCGCGCTCGTTCAGCCCGGCCACACCTACCGGCTCCAGGGCGCGCAGAGCGGCAAATCCCTGGCCCCGTCCGACGACGGAAACGGCGTCGTCATCCGCACGAGCGACTCGAACGCCGAGTCCCAGCTGTGGTCGGTGCGCAAACTGACCCGCGGTGACGGCAACCGTGAGCGCTACGCCCTGGTCAACGCGGCGACAGGCAAGCGCCTCGCTGTGCGCGACAACGAGGCCGTCCTGGAGGACGCCGGCGGCTCAGCGCCACCAGCGCAGTGGATCATGTCGACGACCGGCGACGGCACCTGGACCTTCGTCAACGCCGCCACCGGCCGCCTGATCGACGTCGCCGGGCAGTCCACCGCGGACGGCGCCCGCGTGTCGGCGTACCTGCCCACGTCCAACGCCAACCAGCGGTGGACCGTGATCGACGAGACCGCGCTCCGCACCGAGCCCGCGAAAGCGTTCACCGTCCCCGGCCGCGCACCCGAACTCCCCGAAACCGTCACGCCCGTCTACCGGGACGGCGCCCGTGGTGCCCTCCCCGTCCAGTGGCAGGTCCCGTCCGACTCGCGGTGGCGCACGCCCGGCACGGTCCGCGTGAAGGGCAAGGCGACCGACGTACGCGGGCGCACCATCCCTGCCGAAGCGGTCGTCACCGTCGACACGATCGCCGCCACCCTTCCCGCCCGCGCCAAGACCTACACCGGCGGACGGCCCGACCTGCCCGCCACGGTCGTCGGCGTCGGCAGGCACGGCGGCGCCCCCGACCTCCCCGTCACCTGGGACCCGGCACCCGAGGGCGCCTTCGACGGCGCCGGAGTGACGACCCTGCGCGGCACCGCCCGCATCCCCGACGGCACCACCGTCCCGGCGACCGCACGTGTCCAGGTCACGGAACCCCGCCAGACGAACGCCGCGCGCGACGAGAACGTGACCGTCGGCGCCACGTTCACCGAGAGCGGCTACTCCGCCGACCGGCTGCGCAACGGGGACCTCACCGAGAAGGCCTGGTCGAACTGGAAGCCGGGCGTGAAGAACCCGTCCGACACCGTCACCTTCACGTTGCCTCAGGCCCGCGACGTGACCCGCGTCGTCACCCACTTCCACCGGGACGGCGGCAACGTCAGCTTCGCGCAATCCCTGAAGGTGCAGGCGCGGCAGGCCGACGGCACCTGGGCCGACGCGAGCGACTCCGTCGAGGTCGGCACCGAGGGCACACCCGTCGTCGACGTCCCGGTGAAGGCCGGCGGACCGGTGAACGCGGTGCGCGTGGTCATGACGGCACCCCCGGGCGGTTACATCACCCTCGGCGAGATCGAGGTGTACGCCAAGGCGCCCGGTGCCTCCTCGGACGCCGGGGCAGCGTCGATCGAGGTGGCCGGAGTTCCCGTCACCGGCTTCGACCCCGACAGAACCGACTACCGAGTGACGACGGACCGCCCGGACCGGGCCCAGCTCACGGCCACCGCACGCGACCCGTATGCGACGGTGACGGTCCGCAAGGAGGCGAGGACGGCGTACGTCGCCACCCTGACCAGCGAAGACGGCTCACAGACTCGGGAGTACAAGGTCACGCTGACCCGCGGCTGA
- a CDS encoding LacI family DNA-binding transcriptional regulator: protein MDAISARPARIQEVAAAAGVSVSTVSNVLNRPERVNAQTAERVRSAIAALDYVPHPGASGLRTGHSSSIGLVLPDVANSFYARIARGAADAAYDHGYALVLCHSGDAPEREQGYFTMLVEQRAVGVVVVPLSADPGRLTRLRDRGIPLVLADRAMPEREGCSASVDDIAGGRIAVQHLLDRGARDILVVNGERGIRQCADRYQGARQAVRSRREARCDQVVAQEMTVAYGMKIADQLAELPDGVFCTNDFLAAGLCRGLSDRGVRIPEDVQVVGYGDLDIASFGATTLTTVRQPVEELGRAAVEMLLDEIEARAEHVHETRVFAPGLVVRDSTLPPADL from the coding sequence GTGGACGCCATTTCGGCACGCCCCGCCCGCATTCAGGAAGTCGCCGCCGCGGCAGGCGTCTCCGTGTCCACCGTGTCGAACGTGCTCAACCGGCCCGAGCGGGTCAACGCCCAGACCGCCGAACGCGTCCGCAGCGCGATCGCGGCGCTCGACTACGTCCCCCACCCCGGCGCCTCCGGCCTGCGCACCGGGCACTCGTCCTCGATCGGGCTGGTCCTGCCCGACGTGGCCAACTCCTTCTACGCGCGCATCGCACGGGGTGCCGCCGACGCGGCGTACGACCACGGCTATGCGCTCGTGCTCTGCCACAGCGGGGACGCGCCGGAGCGCGAACAGGGCTACTTCACCATGCTCGTCGAACAGCGAGCCGTCGGCGTCGTGGTCGTTCCGCTCAGCGCCGACCCGGGACGGCTGACCCGGCTGCGCGATCGCGGCATCCCGCTGGTCCTGGCCGACCGCGCGATGCCGGAGCGGGAAGGCTGCTCCGCCTCCGTCGACGACATCGCCGGCGGGCGCATCGCCGTGCAGCACCTGCTGGACCGCGGGGCGCGGGACATCCTCGTCGTCAACGGAGAGCGCGGGATCCGCCAGTGCGCCGACCGCTACCAGGGCGCCCGGCAGGCGGTGCGCAGCCGACGGGAGGCGCGCTGTGACCAGGTCGTCGCCCAGGAGATGACGGTGGCGTACGGCATGAAGATCGCGGACCAGCTCGCCGAGCTGCCCGACGGGGTCTTCTGCACCAACGACTTCCTCGCCGCGGGACTGTGCCGCGGACTGAGCGACCGTGGTGTGCGCATTCCCGAGGACGTCCAGGTGGTCGGCTACGGCGACCTCGACATCGCGAGCTTCGGGGCGACGACTCTCACGACGGTCCGGCAGCCGGTCGAGGAGCTCGGCCGGGCGGCCGTCGAGATGCTGCTCGACGAGATCGAGGCCCGCGCCGAACACGTCCACGAAACCCGGGTGTTCGCGCCCGGCCTCGTCGTACGGGACTCGACGCTGCCGCCTGCCGACCTCTGA
- a CDS encoding glycosyl hydrolase, with the protein MLSPELQQLFEHPPRDFGPTPLWWWSGAEVTRDRLEWQMRAFADGGVHNLVVINLAPTGPSFGARADEPAWFGEEWWARFTDACEIAARLGTRLWFYDQIGFSGANVQGGVTRRHPEAAGLALRTRTATVHGGTVALRDGETLVGAYDAGGRRLPDPVGVADGTQVQLVTAVPTAFDYLDPHAVGALMDAVHHEYDRRVPEYLGTVIAGSFQDELPGTNSWSRRFSEEFRARRGYDLLDHLPALFGTRTTDDAAKIRADYYAVRAELTEEALFRPLADWHRERGLLLGCDQSNPARAGYPAQSTQLYTDYFRTHRWYSAAGSDHHGDAKVHSSMAHLYGHERVWIEAFHSSGWGGTLEDTYDWLLPFLRSGANLYNPHASYFGTAGGWFEWAPPATDWRQPYWKQYPAFSRAVARICSIMSWGSYEADVAVLHPTATMQSLLPLDAPVHHFGDGRLGAPHTDADETQRHYLDLCGTNDWRRPRAGALDLRRVSFDVIDDDSLQRAKAADGALRIRDLAYSAVLLPSASVLEEKTARRLTELLDAGGRVVVVGRPPVTAAGVVGDDSVVAALVSHPRLERARDAAAGAAAVADSAGHATGDVPLLVRRKGNAAVALVTGAFPDACVRERGARNHTTDPSRYARTSSVSVRAPVAEAEVWNPATGTRSPARVTVSEGGVSTIEVCLDGAPAVLVVWREGAPTSRAAVPPGSDEAVIDVSTGWQGRLIPTLDNRWGDLALPPGSSVAEPQIWDMEWTESEAPDAVWRRTRATYGNRVRLLSPVPAADAPEPLDAESVERVLDGELPLAPGWDVAVYSSSRGIPEPGGLLGTKGLVNEEFVRVPVPGGGTVARVRAIVETGHRGPADLHVATEAVKRVWWDGELLDTGRGYLASAPVTVARARHVLEYELSGAQSRPSTISAAADAPLGSYFCLSEPDGFAPRPRFMRLPDGVEPDGPVTYRARLRLPREGVRAVLVVGAAAAVTVLLDGAVVARQEKVEYYEADWGAVPMFFRHEVALGAGEHVLDVVTDGDREAVFVDLVAQSTALVSGAGWEAESGAWHGRTVEDTVRRGELQHCHAAVRSHPLPDTEWLGGPPVLGSRVLPLRTTDDVHASAQRFRFTVPAGTVSIDLPLEIPARVRVGNGAERPLDGQVLTLERPLGEPTELEVVTAPTALLRAGSAWRGPARVRTVPAPLALGDWSARGLGSWSGGVSYARVLDVPPGPDPVLDLGRVRGSVEVALDGEVVGEAFCAPYRFALPGAAGRTVRIEVTVYNTLAPYLAEATPTAWAFPSQLPSGVLGPVTLRTAGP; encoded by the coding sequence GTGCTCTCCCCAGAACTTCAGCAGCTGTTCGAGCATCCGCCCCGCGACTTCGGCCCCACCCCCTTGTGGTGGTGGTCGGGCGCCGAGGTCACCCGTGACCGCCTGGAATGGCAGATGCGGGCGTTCGCGGACGGCGGCGTCCACAACCTCGTGGTGATCAACCTGGCGCCGACGGGACCGAGTTTCGGAGCCCGCGCCGACGAACCGGCGTGGTTCGGCGAGGAGTGGTGGGCCCGCTTCACCGACGCCTGCGAGATCGCCGCCCGACTCGGCACGCGCCTGTGGTTCTACGACCAGATCGGGTTCTCCGGCGCCAACGTCCAAGGCGGCGTCACCCGACGGCACCCCGAGGCCGCGGGCCTGGCCCTGCGCACCCGCACGGCGACCGTGCACGGGGGGACGGTCGCTCTCCGGGACGGCGAGACCCTGGTGGGCGCCTACGACGCCGGCGGCCGACGCCTGCCTGATCCGGTCGGGGTCGCGGACGGCACCCAGGTGCAGCTGGTCACCGCGGTGCCCACGGCGTTCGACTACCTGGACCCGCACGCGGTGGGCGCGTTGATGGACGCCGTCCATCACGAGTACGACCGCCGTGTGCCGGAATACCTGGGCACCGTCATCGCGGGCAGCTTCCAGGACGAACTGCCGGGCACCAACTCCTGGAGCCGCCGCTTCTCAGAGGAGTTCCGCGCCCGGCGCGGCTACGACCTGCTCGACCACCTGCCGGCCCTGTTCGGCACCCGCACCACGGACGACGCGGCGAAGATCCGCGCCGACTACTACGCGGTCCGCGCGGAACTCACCGAAGAGGCCCTGTTCCGCCCGCTCGCCGACTGGCACCGCGAGCGTGGCCTGCTCCTGGGCTGCGACCAGAGCAACCCGGCCCGCGCGGGCTACCCGGCCCAGTCGACCCAGCTCTACACGGACTACTTCCGTACCCACCGCTGGTACAGCGCCGCGGGCAGCGACCACCACGGCGACGCCAAGGTCCACTCCTCGATGGCGCACCTCTACGGCCACGAGCGCGTCTGGATCGAGGCGTTCCACTCCTCCGGCTGGGGCGGCACCCTGGAGGACACCTACGACTGGCTGCTGCCGTTCCTGCGCAGCGGCGCCAACCTCTACAACCCGCACGCCAGTTACTTCGGCACCGCGGGCGGCTGGTTCGAGTGGGCACCGCCCGCCACCGACTGGCGACAGCCGTACTGGAAGCAGTACCCGGCCTTCTCCCGGGCCGTGGCCCGGATCTGCTCGATCATGTCCTGGGGAAGCTACGAGGCCGACGTGGCGGTCCTGCACCCCACCGCCACCATGCAGTCCCTCCTCCCCCTGGACGCACCCGTCCACCACTTCGGCGACGGCCGGCTCGGCGCCCCGCACACCGACGCCGACGAGACACAGCGGCACTACCTGGACCTGTGCGGCACCAACGACTGGCGGCGCCCCCGCGCAGGCGCGCTGGATCTGCGCCGCGTCTCGTTCGACGTCATCGACGACGACTCCCTCCAGCGCGCCAAGGCCGCCGACGGCGCCCTGCGGATCAGGGACCTCGCGTACAGCGCGGTGCTGCTGCCTTCGGCGAGCGTCCTGGAGGAGAAGACGGCACGCCGGCTGACCGAACTGCTCGATGCCGGCGGACGGGTCGTGGTCGTGGGGCGGCCTCCGGTGACGGCCGCCGGTGTGGTCGGTGACGACTCGGTCGTAGCGGCGCTGGTGTCCCATCCACGGCTGGAGCGGGCGCGCGACGCCGCAGCCGGCGCGGCGGCGGTGGCCGACTCGGCCGGACATGCCACCGGCGATGTGCCGCTGCTGGTCAGGAGGAAGGGGAACGCGGCGGTCGCCCTGGTGACGGGGGCTTTCCCCGACGCCTGCGTACGTGAACGGGGCGCCCGGAACCACACCACCGACCCCTCGCGCTACGCCCGCACCTCGTCCGTCAGTGTGCGCGCCCCGGTCGCCGAGGCCGAGGTCTGGAACCCGGCGACGGGTACCCGGAGCCCGGCACGCGTCACCGTCTCCGAGGGCGGCGTGTCGACCATCGAGGTGTGCCTGGACGGCGCCCCCGCCGTGCTCGTCGTATGGCGCGAAGGCGCACCGACGAGCCGCGCGGCCGTGCCTCCGGGGTCGGACGAGGCGGTCATCGATGTCTCGACCGGCTGGCAGGGCCGCCTGATCCCCACCCTGGACAACCGGTGGGGCGATCTGGCTCTGCCCCCGGGGTCGTCCGTGGCCGAGCCGCAGATCTGGGACATGGAGTGGACCGAGTCCGAGGCGCCGGACGCGGTGTGGCGGCGGACGCGGGCCACCTACGGCAACCGGGTCCGTCTCCTGTCGCCGGTTCCCGCCGCCGACGCCCCCGAGCCGCTCGACGCCGAATCCGTCGAGCGGGTTCTGGACGGCGAGTTGCCCCTCGCGCCCGGGTGGGACGTGGCGGTGTACTCGTCGAGCCGTGGGATCCCGGAGCCGGGCGGGCTGCTCGGCACCAAGGGCCTGGTGAACGAGGAGTTCGTACGCGTCCCCGTGCCCGGCGGCGGAACAGTCGCCCGGGTCCGGGCGATCGTGGAGACCGGTCACCGGGGACCTGCCGACCTGCACGTCGCCACGGAGGCGGTCAAGCGCGTGTGGTGGGACGGCGAGTTGCTGGACACGGGCCGCGGGTATCTGGCCTCCGCGCCGGTGACGGTGGCCCGCGCTCGCCATGTGCTCGAGTACGAACTGTCCGGCGCCCAGAGCCGACCGTCGACGATCTCGGCCGCCGCCGATGCACCGCTGGGCAGTTACTTCTGCCTGTCCGAGCCGGACGGATTCGCGCCGAGGCCGCGGTTCATGCGTCTGCCCGACGGAGTGGAGCCGGACGGCCCGGTGACGTACCGCGCGCGGTTGCGCCTGCCCCGCGAGGGAGTGCGGGCGGTGCTCGTCGTGGGTGCCGCGGCGGCGGTCACCGTGCTGCTCGACGGCGCTGTCGTGGCGCGGCAGGAGAAGGTGGAGTACTACGAGGCGGACTGGGGCGCGGTGCCGATGTTCTTCCGCCACGAGGTGGCTCTCGGGGCGGGCGAGCACGTGCTCGACGTGGTGACCGACGGCGACCGGGAGGCGGTCTTCGTCGATCTGGTGGCGCAGTCGACGGCACTGGTCAGTGGCGCCGGTTGGGAGGCGGAGTCGGGCGCCTGGCACGGACGTACCGTCGAAGACACCGTCAGACGCGGCGAGTTGCAGCACTGCCACGCTGCCGTGCGGTCGCACCCCTTGCCGGACACCGAGTGGCTCGGCGGCCCGCCGGTGCTCGGCAGCCGCGTGCTCCCCCTACGGACCACCGACGACGTGCACGCCTCAGCGCAACGCTTCCGGTTCACCGTGCCCGCGGGCACGGTCTCGATCGATCTGCCGCTGGAGATTCCCGCGCGGGTGCGGGTCGGCAACGGCGCGGAACGCCCTCTCGACGGCCAAGTGCTCACGCTGGAGCGGCCGTTGGGGGAACCCACGGAGCTGGAGGTCGTCACCGCGCCCACGGCCCTCCTGCGCGCGGGCTCCGCGTGGCGCGGGCCCGCGCGGGTGCGTACGGTGCCGGCGCCGCTGGCTCTCGGGGACTGGAGCGCGCGGGGACTGGGCAGTTGGAGCGGGGGCGTGTCCTATGCGCGGGTGCTCGATGTGCCGCCTGGGCCGGACCCGGTGCTGGATCTGGGGCGGGTGCGGGGCAGCGTCGAGGTCGCGCTGGACGGGGAGGTGGTCGGCGAGGCGTTCTGCGCGCCGTACCGCTTCGCGCTGCCCGGCGCCGCCGGCCGCACCGTGCGGATCGAGGTGACCGTCTACAACACCCTGGCGCCGTATCTCGCCGAGGCGACGCCGACCGCCTGGGCCTTCCCGTCCCAGCTTCCGTCGGGAGTGCTCGGGCCGGTGACGCTGCGGACCGCGGGCCCGTGA
- a CDS encoding MFS transporter has product MAEEPVPKHLWKAAALSGMASYLDAGLIVSISVNLAIYRDSYDMGVWMAGAISAIVTICIAVGSLVGGWLADLFGRRRVYNWDIFCFAVGALVITLAPDDIVLLIGVLIAGLAAGADLPTSLAVVSDAAPARARGRLVAFTQVMWMLGITVAIFLGFVLSTTGMTGARIITGQLALAALVTWLLRSRLKLSPEQVAEEDRAAAQQTEDAPGPHGIALKNVWTRAALLPMAATFVFYVTWGLGANTFGQFGTYLLVTVSDASQSLATGINLAFIPIGVLLTIAFVRVADSPWRDRLFYVAATVQILAFVIASLTAGALVGMLVFFVLYQLSNPFAGEANYKVWSQLTLPADTRGTTQGLTYALSRGVFAVAAFFTPALVDYSPAVLLWSITACMVLAAFAGAYIVRVLVPRSPSADRTRKDLRIASA; this is encoded by the coding sequence ATGGCCGAAGAACCCGTCCCCAAGCACCTGTGGAAGGCCGCGGCCCTGTCGGGCATGGCCTCCTACCTCGACGCCGGACTGATCGTCAGCATCTCCGTGAACCTGGCCATCTACCGCGACAGTTACGACATGGGTGTGTGGATGGCCGGCGCGATCAGCGCGATCGTCACCATCTGCATCGCCGTCGGATCCCTGGTCGGCGGATGGCTCGCCGATCTGTTCGGGCGTCGCCGTGTCTACAACTGGGACATCTTCTGCTTCGCGGTGGGGGCGCTCGTCATCACGCTGGCGCCCGACGACATCGTCCTCCTGATCGGCGTGCTCATCGCGGGACTCGCGGCGGGCGCCGACCTGCCGACGTCCCTGGCCGTGGTCTCGGACGCCGCCCCCGCCCGGGCCCGCGGACGTCTCGTGGCCTTCACCCAGGTCATGTGGATGCTGGGCATCACCGTGGCCATCTTCCTCGGCTTCGTCCTGTCCACCACGGGCATGACCGGAGCCCGCATCATCACCGGCCAACTGGCCCTCGCCGCACTGGTCACCTGGCTGCTCCGCTCCCGGCTGAAGCTGTCGCCGGAGCAGGTCGCGGAGGAGGACCGGGCCGCCGCACAGCAGACGGAGGACGCGCCCGGCCCGCACGGCATCGCGTTGAAGAACGTGTGGACGCGGGCCGCCCTGCTGCCGATGGCCGCGACCTTCGTCTTCTACGTCACCTGGGGGCTCGGGGCCAACACCTTCGGCCAGTTCGGCACCTATCTGCTGGTCACCGTCAGCGACGCCTCACAGAGCCTGGCCACCGGGATCAACCTGGCCTTCATCCCGATCGGGGTACTGCTGACCATCGCCTTCGTCCGCGTCGCCGACAGCCCCTGGCGCGACCGGCTGTTCTACGTGGCCGCCACCGTGCAGATCCTCGCCTTCGTGATCGCGTCCCTGACCGCCGGTGCCCTGGTCGGCATGCTCGTCTTCTTCGTCCTCTACCAGCTCTCCAACCCCTTCGCCGGCGAGGCGAATTACAAGGTCTGGTCGCAGCTCACCCTGCCCGCCGACACCCGCGGCACCACCCAGGGCCTCACCTACGCCCTGTCGCGCGGGGTGTTCGCGGTCGCGGCGTTCTTCACCCCTGCCCTGGTCGACTACAGCCCGGCCGTCCTGCTCTGGTCCATCACTGCCTGCATGGTGCTGGCCGCTTTCGCCGGCGCCTACATCGTCCGTGTCCTCGTCCCGCGTTCACCCAGCGCCGACCGCACCCGGAAGGACCTGCGGATCGCCAGCGCCTGA